From the Cyanobium sp. M30B3 genome, the window CGGCCCGGTTGATACGGTGCTCCGAATATCCGTCTGTTTCCGGTGGACATCCAGCTCGGCCGCTCCCGTACCGTCCGTCGCGCCTACGGCATCGACGAAATTGCCCTGGTACCCGGCGGTCGCACGGTGGATCCGGCCATCACCGACAGCAGCTGGACCCTGGGCGGCATCAACCGCGAGATCCCGATCATCGCCAGCGCCATGGATGGCGTGGTGGATGTGGGCATGTGCGTCGAGCTCACCAGACAGGGCGCCCTGGGGGTGCTCAACCTGGAGGGGGTGCAGTGCCGCTACGACGACCCCAATCCCGTCCTCGATCGCATCGCTGCGGTGGGCAAAGAGGAGTTCGTGCCGCTGATGCAGGAGCTCTACAGCCAGCCGGTGCGCGAAGACCTGATCCGCAGACGCATCGCTGAGATCAAGGAGAAGGGCGGCATCGCAGCGGTGAGCGCCACCCCCGTGGCGGCCCTGAAGTTCGGCAAGGCCATCGCCGAGGCCGGCGCCGATCTCTTCTTCGTGCAGGCCACGGTGGTGAGCACCGAGCACATCGGTCCCGAGGGCCAGGAAAGCCTGGATCTCGAGGCCCTCTGCCGCGACTTCGGCGTGCCGGTGATCATCGGCAACTGCGTCACCTACGACGTGGCCCTCAAGCTGATGCGCGCCGGTGCCGCCGGCGTGATGGTGGGCATCGGTCCCGGCGCCGCCTGCACCAGCCGGGGCGTGCTGGGCATCGGCATCCCCCAGGCCACCTCGGTGGCCGACTGCGCCGCCGCCCGCGACGACCACTTCAACGAGAGCGGCCGCTACGTGCCGATCGTGGCCGATGGCGGCATCGTCACCGGCGGCGACATCTGCAAGTGCCTGGCCTGCGGTGCCGACGCCGTGATGATCGGCTCACCGATCGCCCGCTCGGCCGAGGCCCCCGGCCGCGGCTTCCACTGGGGCATGGCCACCCCCAGCCCGGTGCTGCCCCGCGGCACCCGCATCAAGGTGGGCACCACCGGCAGCCTGGAGAAGATCCTGCGCGGCCCCGCCTCCCTCGACGACGGCACCCAGAACCTGCTGGGTTGCATCCGCACCTCGATGGGCACCCTGGGCGCCCGCACCCTCAAGGACATGCAGCAGGTGGAGGTGGTGGTGGCCCCGTCGCTGCTCACCGAGGGCAAGGTTTACCAGAAGGCGCAGCAACTGGGCATGGGCAAGTGAGCTGCAGGCGCGCCGCGCCTGCCGGACTATCTTGACAGGGTGGGGGCTTTACGGCTCACACACTCCTCACACCTACGGCCCGGCGCGCCCGGGCTTTCAGTCTTTTCACGCCCCCGTCAGCCAGCAACCTTGCCGCCTGCAACGCTTGCTGTCATGCAAGGGGCGCGGCAGGGAACCGTTGCTAGATTCTGCGGACATCGATCACCCCAAGGATGTCCAGCGCAGCCGCTGTCACCGACGCCTCTTTCGAGCAGGACGTGCTCAAGAGTGATGTGCCCGTGCTGGTGGATTTCTGGGCCCCCTGGTGCGGCCCCTGCCGCATGGTGGCGCCGATCGTGGATGAGATCGCCAAGGAATTCGAGGGCCAGATCAAGGTGTTCAAACTGAACACCGACGAAAACCCCAACGTGGCCAGCCAGTACGGCATCCGCAGTATCCCCACCCTGATGGTGTTCAAGGGCGGTCAGAAGGTGGACACCGTGGTGGGCGCCGTGCCCAAGACCACCCTCTCCGGCACCATCACCAAGTACCTCTGAGCCTCCCGTCCCAACCCTTCCCGTCCACCACCGCCCGCAGCGGTGGCGGGATCAGCCCGCTGCAGGCGCTGGCCCAGGCCATTGAGGGCCATCCCCAGCGCCGCACCATCGAACGGGCTGTCGTGTCCCTGCTGGAGATCTGCCGGCAGGAAACCGAGCCGGAGGCCTGGCGGATCATCCACGGCACCCTGGCCGACATCCACGAGGCCCTCACGGTGTTCCGCCCCTCGCGTCCGGTGAGGAAGGTGGCGGTGTTCGGCTCCGCCCGCACCACCGCCGACCAAGCCACCTACGTCCTGGCCCGGGAACTGGCCGCCGCGGCCGTGGCGGCCGGCTTCGAGGTGATCACCGGCGCCGGCGGCGGCATCATGGAGGCCGCAAACGAGGGCGCCGGCTGCGACGCCAGCTACGGCCTCAACGTGGACCTGCCGTTCGAGCAGCATCCCAACCCGATCGTGAGCAGCTGCGAGGGACGCCTGCTGCACTTCCGCTACTTCTTCACCCGCAAGCTGTTCTTCCTGCGCGAGAGCGACGCCGTGGTGGTGCTGCCCGGCGGCTTCGGCACCCTCGATGAGCTGTTCGAGTCGCTCACCCTGGTGCAGACCGGCCGCACCCCACCGGTGCCCGTGGTGCTGCTGGCCCCAGAGGGCGATCACTTCTGGGCAAGCTGGCAGGTGGAGGTGCAGCGCCAGATGACCCACCGCGGCCTGATCTCACCGGAGGACCGCTCGCTGGTGTTCCAGGCCGACAGCGCCGAGGCGGCCATGGCTTACATCAGCCGCTTCTACCGGGTGTTCCACGCCGCCGAACTGCACAGCGACCGGGTGGAACTGCAGCTGAACGTGGCCGTGCCTGATACCGAGCTGCGCCAGCTCAACCGCGACTTCGACGACCTGGTGGACCAGGGGGTGATCGTGGCCGGCGAGACCAGCGATGAGGAAGGCCTGCTGCGGCCCTGCCTGCGCTTCCACTTCAACAGGCGCCGCATGGGCCGGCTTTACCAGCTGATCGAGGCCCTCAACGGCCTGGAGCTGCCCGCCTGCACCGCGCTGGAGCAACCTGGGCAGCGCCACTGCGTGCTGCCATGACCCGGCTGGGCCTGATCGACTACGGCATGGGCAACCTGCACTCCGTGCAGCGGGCCTTCGAGCGGCTCGACACCAGCGTGGTGCCGGTGCTCGGCGGCGCAGCGGGCCAGGATCAGCTCTCAGCCTGCCAGGCCCTGATCCTGCCGGGAGTGGGGGCCTTCGACCCGGCCATGGAGCGGCTGCACAGCAGCGGTCTCGACCGCCTGCTCACCCGGTGGTGCGCCGCGGGGAAACCGCTGCTGGGCATCTGTCTGGGGCTGCAGCTGCTGTTCGAGGCCAGCGATGAGGGCAGCAGTGCGGGCCTGGGTGTGCTGCCCGGGCGGGTCAGGGCCCTGCCGCGCCAGCCGGGCCACCCGATTCCCCACATGGGCTGGGAGCCGTTGATCGCCTGCAACCCCAGTCCGCTCCTGCCCCTGGACGCTCCCCCCTCCTGGGTGTATTTCGTGCACTCCTTCGCCGCCGAACCCAGCGATCCCGCCGTCACCGCCGCCCGGGTGGACTTCGCGGGCACAGCGGTCACCGCCGCCGTATGGAAAGGGGCGATCGGTGCCTGCCAGTTCCACCCCGAGAAATCCGGCCCCCACGGCGAAGCCATCCTGCGCCGCTGGCTGCAGTGGCTGCGGGGTGGAGAAGAACCGGCCGGGCAGCCGTGAGCCTGCGTCTCAGCGGCGGTCGGCGCCTGCAGAGCCCGAGCGGCGCCACTGCCAGGCCCACTCCCTCCCGGGTGCGCCTGGCGCTGATGAACATCCTGGCGGCCGAGCTGCCCGGCAGCCGCTGGCTCGATCTCTGCAGCGGCAGCGGCGTGATGGCCTGCGAGGCCCTGCAGCGGGGAGCCGCGGCGGTGGTGGCCGTGGAGCAGGACCGCCGCCATGTCGCCGTGGCCCGGGCCAACCTGGAGGCGGTGCGGGCTGGCCTGGCCAGCCAACCCAGCGTGCGGGTCGACTGCGCCGAGGTGGGTAGCTGGCTCCGCCGCCCGCTGAGCCCAGATGCCAGGGGCGCGGAACCGTCCGTAGCTCCCGGCCAACCGGCCTTCCATCTGATCTACGCCGACCCGCCCTACGCCTCAGCGCTGTACCCGGCGATCTGCGCAGGGGTGGCAGCTGGCCACTGGCTCAGGGCCGATGGCACGCTGATGCTGGAGTGCGCCAGTTCAGCGGTTCCGGCGCTGGTGGAGCTGCCGGGCCACTGGACCCTGCGCGATCAGCGCCGTTACGGCAGCACAACCGTGATCCTGCTTCAACCGTCGAGCAGGGAGCCGCGGCGATACTGATTCCAGGCAGCCACGAACAGCCCCATCAGGGTCACGGGAATCAGACCGAGCACAATGCCGCAGAGCAGGGGTTCGATCATGGGGAGGCCCGAAACGTCGGTCGAGGCACAATTGTTCCACGTCACAGCCCGGTCGGCCCGCCTTTGTCTCCACCCGTGACCATTCCCCCCAGCTCCAGCAGCACCGCGATGGCCACGCCTGCGCCGCAAGCCCCCGTGGCCGCGCCCGCCCCAGCCCTCTCGCGTGGGCTGGCCGCAGGCCTGGTGCTGGCGGCGGCAACGGCCTGCATCGTGGTGGTGCTGCTGGTGCTGCCCAGTGCCCGCACCGATCCCTACACCCGCCAGACCCTGGCCCTGCAGGGGTCGGTGGAGCACGGCGCCCTGCTGTTCCGGCTCAACTGCGCCGGCTGCCACGGCATCGCCGCCCAGGGGCTGGTGGGTCCCGACCTGCATGGCGTGGCCGAGCGCAAGAACCAGCGCCAGCTGATCCAGCAGGTGGTGAGCGGCCGCACCCCCCCCATGCCCCGCTTCCAGCCCGAACCCCAGGCGATGGCCGACCTGCTCGCCTATCTCAACGGGCTGGTGTGAGCGAGCTTCGCCCGGACCCCGGGCTGGTGTTGGTGCTGGTGGAGCCGGCCGGCCCCCGCAACGTGGGCAGCGTGGCCCGGCTCTGCGCCAACTTCCAGGTGGACGAACTGCGGCTGGTGGCCCCCCGTTGCGATCACCGCGGCGAGGAGGCCCGCCAGATGGCCGTGCATGGCGCCGCCGTGCTGGAGCGGGCCCGGCTGTTTCCCACCCTGGCCGCCGCCCTGGCGGACTGCCGGCGGGTGGTGGCCAGCAGCGGCCGGCGCAGCGGCGAACCCCTGCCGCTGCAGTCCCCGTGCCAGGCCCTGGCCTGGCTGCTTGAGCCGTCCTCCGCCCCGCATCCTTCGCCGTTGGCCCTGGTGTTCGGCCGGGAGGACCGGGGCCTGAGCAACGCCGAGCTGCTGCAGGCCGGACGCCTGCTCTGCATCGACACGGGCGCCAGCTACGGCTCGCTCAACCTGGCCCAGGCCGCGGCGATCGTGCTGCACCAGTGGCGGCTGCTGCGCCAGGGCCCCTCGCTCCAGCCCGAACAGCCCCAGCCCCACCGGGCACCCGAGCCCGGTGCCCGCGGCCCCCTGGAGGCCATGCTCTCCGACGCCGAGGCCCTGTTGCTGGAGGTGGGCTTCCTCTACCCCCACACCGCCGCTGCCCGGATGGCCAAGCTGCGTGCCCTGCTGCAGAGGGCCCAGCCCGGCAGCGAGGAGGTGGCCCTGCTGCGGGGCATGGTGCGCCAGCTGCGCTGGGCCAGCAGGCAGGGCTCTGCCGGGAGCCCCCCTGGCCGGACCCCTTAGCGTCAGTTCACCTCCACCCCTGGTGCCTTGACCACCGGCCGTCCCGCCCGACCACCCCGCAGCAGCTGGGGCCAGCCCGTGCGCCTGTTGCTGCGTCTGATCGTGATGGGGGTGGGCCTGGGGGTGATCACCGGCACGGGCCTGCGCCTGCTGGCTCCCCACCTGGCCGAGGGGCCGATCAAGCTTCCGGGCAGCCGGGCCAGCGCCGGCCTGAGCACCGCGGCGGCCACCCCGAGGGGCCTCAAGGCCGGCAGCTTCGAGGCGCGCAGCGAACTCACCGCCCTCAGCCAGCAGTGGCAGCAGCTGGCGGCGGCCCAGAAGGACCTGCAGGCCACCGGCTTCCTGCTGGTGCTGGATGACGGCCGCTTTGCCCAGCTCAATGCCGACCAGCCGATGCCGGCGGCCAGCTCGATCAAGACGCCGATCCTGCTGGTGGCCCTCGACGCGCTGGACCAGGGCAAGCTGCGCTGGAACCAGCCCCTCCAGCTCACCAAGGAGCTGGTGGGCGGCGGCGCCGGCTGGATGGGCAGCAAGCCGATTGGCACCCGCTTCCCCCTCCACGAGGCCGCCACCGAGATGATCCGGGTGAGCGACAACAGCGCCACGAATCTGGTGATTCAGCAACTGGGCGGCAAGGCGTCCGTCAACGACCGCTTCAAGGCCAAGGGGCTCAACGCCACGGTGCTGAACAACTGGCTGCCGGACCTCGACGGCACCAACACCTCCAGCAGCCGCGACCTGGCCCGCACGATCGCCCTGGTGGACATCGGCGAGCGGCTCAGTCCCCACGCCCGCGACCTGTTCCGCGAAATCATGGCCACCTCCCAGACCAACACGATGATTCCGGCCGGCCTGCTCAAGGGCCTGGGCAAGAGCAGCACCGACCCCGATGCTGAGCTGCTCAGCCAGGGCATCACGGTGTACAACAAAACGGGCGACATCGGCACGGCCTACGCCGACGCGGCCCTGATTCACCTGCCCACCGGCCAGCGGGCCGTGGCCGCCTTCATGGTGAAGGGCCCCTTCAACGACCCCCGCTCCACCGAACTGATCCGGGCGATGGCCGGCGGAATCTCCAAAACCCTGGTGGGAACGAAATGATGCGCATCGCCCCCATGCTCTCCCTGCTGCTGGCCGGCTCGGCCCTGCTGGCGCCCACCGGCCCCGGCCAGGCCCAGGTCAAGGGCCAGCCCCGCAACGCCGCTCCCCAGGCTGCCCCCGCCCCGCCCGTGCTGCGCCGCCAGGCCGTCGCGCCCCTGCCCGGCAGCCTCGACCAGGTGCTGCTGGTGAACGACAACAACCCCGAGCTGATCAGCGGGCCGGGGATCCTGCTCTCCACCTTCCCGGCCGCCGGCCGGGGGGTGCCGGAGGCCCACCTCGACGTGGTGCTCAAAGGCCGCTTCGACCTGTTCAGCCACCACGTGTTCGCCGGCAAGCCGGAAACCCTCGACTCCACCCTCTGGCTGGCGGTTGTGGCCCAGCCCCGGGGCGATCAGCCCGTGACCCTGCGGCTGCTGGGCGGCTCCACGGCCCTGTCCCAGTCGCTGGATCCGGCCATGGCCGGAGCCCCCTTCCTGCCCCTGCCGCCCCTGCTGGCCGAGAGCACCACGCCGGCCTGGGCGGGCCCGGGCAGCCGGGTGGCCACCGAACTGCTGATGCGGCGCAACAGCAGCGAGATCCCCAGCAGCTGGACCCTCCCCCCCGGCACGCCGAGCACCCTGCTGGTGCTGCCCCTGCCGGTGCGGGGCCTCGACCCCCTGCTCAATGGCCGCAACCTGCAGCTGCGCCTGGAGAGCGACGGGCCGGTGAGCCTGGCCACCCTGGCCGCCTTCGGCGGCAACACCACTCCGCCGGCGCCCGAGAGCTGGGCCCGCCTGCTGGATGGCCCGCTCAGCCCCAAGGAGCACCAGCCCACCCCCCGCGGCGCCAGCGGCCGGATCATCTACTCGCGGGTGAGCGGCGTGCAGGAGGGCAGCGTCTGGCGGGCCACGATCACCGATCCGGGCCAGCGCTGGCTCAGTGCCGGCGCCGCGCCGATCTCCTGGCCGATCGCCTCCCTGGAGCGCGGCACCCTGGGCACGGGCCAGGTGCAGACCGCCGAGCTCAAGGCCTTCTATCCCGGCACCGCCTGGGCGGCCCACGGCAACTACGGCGTGGAGTACGACCTCTCCATCCCCCTGCGCAACACCGGCTCAGCCCCGGTGCAGCTGGAGTTGGCCCTGGAGTCGCCGATCAAGGGCGACCAGGCCCAGGGGGGCCTGCGCTTCAACGTCACCCCCTCGCGGGCGGTGATGTTCCGCGGCCCGGTGGAGGTGAGCGGCCTCGATGGCCCGGGCGGGCGGCCCTCGGCGCGGCGCCGCTTCCACGTGGTGCAGCGGGCCGGCGACCGCAGCCCGGCCCTGGGCACGATCAGCCTGGCTCCCGGCGCGATGCGCAATGTGCGCGTGCGGCTGATCTACCCGGCCGATGCCAGCCCGCCCCAGGTGCTGAGCCTGCTGCCGGTGGCTGCTCAAGCGCCTGTGAAACAATCGGCCCACCAGCCCGCTTCCTCCCTCTGATGCCAGCCCGCCAGCGCAGGGTCTATCCCTTCACCGCGATCGTGGGCCAGGAGGAGATGAAGCTGGCCCTGCTGCTCAACGTGATCGATCCGCGCATCGGCGGCGTGATGATCATGGGCGACCGGGGCACGGGCAAATCCACCACGATCCGGGCCCTGGCCGACCTGCTGCCCGAGATCGACGTGGTGGCCGGCGACCCCTACAACAGCTCCCCCAGCGATCCCGACCTGCAGAGCGCCGAGGTGCGCCAGCGGGCCGAACAGGGCGAGCAGCTGCCGGTGGAGCCCCGCCAGGTGCCGATGGTGGACCTGCCCCTGGGCGCCACCGAAGACCGCCTCTGCGGCACCATCGACATCGAGAAGGCCCTCAGCGAAGGCGTGCGGGCGTTTGAGCCCGGCCTGCTGGCCAAGGCCAACCGCGGCCTGCTCTATGTGGATGAGGTGAACCTGCTCGACGACCACCTGGTGGACGTGCTGCTGGATTCGGCGGCCTCGGGCTGGAACACGGTGGAGCGCGAGGGCGTGAGCGTGCGCCACCCGGCCCGCTTCGTGCTGATCGGCTCCGGCAACCCCGAAGAAGGGGAGCTGCGGCCCCAGCTGCTCGATCGCTTCGGCATGAGCGTGGAGGTGCGCACCGTGCGCGACCCCGAGCTGCGGGTGCAGGTGGTGGACCAGCGCACCGCGTTTGACAACGACCCCGACAGCTTCAACACCGCCGTTCAGCCCAGCCAGGATGCCCTCCAGGATCGGGTGATCGCGGCTCAGACTCTCCTGCCACAAGTCCAAATCGACGACGACCTGCGCATCCGCATCAGCGCCATCTGCGGCGAGCTGGATGTGGACGGCCTGCGCGGCGACATCGTGACCAACCGCGCCGCCCGGGCCCTGGCGGCCTTCGAGGGCCGCACCGAGGTGACGGAAGACGACGTGGCCCGGGTGGCCGCCTGCTGCCTGCGCCACCGCCTGCGCAAGGACCCGCTCGAGCAGATCGATTCCGGCGACCGGGTGGTGAAGGTGTTCTGCAAGGTGTTCGAGCGGGGCGAACCGGCCGACCGCTCGGCCTTCGAACTGGCCCTGGCGGCCTGATGGCCCGCGGGGGACGGAAGGATTTCCCCTGATGCGCATCCTCGGCATCGACCCCGGCCTGGCCCGGGTGGGCTATGGCGTGATCGAGATCGAGCCGGCCAGCCGCGCCCAGCGGCTGCTGGATTGCGGCATCATTCGCACCGATCCGGGCCGCAGCGAGGGCGAGCGGATGGTGGAGATCGCCCGCGACCTGCGCGTGCTGGTGCGCACCTGGCAGCCCCAGCTGGCCGTGGTGGAGAAGTTCTTCTTCTATCGCTCCAGCACCACCATCGCCGTGGTGCAGGCCCGCGGCGTGCTGCTGATGACCCTGGCCCGCTTCGGGGTGGAGATCGCCGAATATCCGCCCATGCAGATCAAGCAGGCCCTCACCGGCAACGGTCACGCCGACAAGGACGACGTGCTGGCGGCGGTGATGCGGGAGCTCGATCTGGAGCAGCCGCCCCGCCCCGATGATGCCGCCGATGCCCTGGCCGCCGCCCTCACCGGCTGGTACCAGCGCTGACCTCCGCAGGAGGACGATGCAGCCATCCCCTGCCCGCCGGCCATAGCCTCGCTGCCGGAGCTCGGCGGCCTGTCCAAATCCGTGACCAACAGTCCGAACAAGGCGGAACTGCGCCGCCACTTCCGCCAGCTGCGCCGGCAGCACGTGCCCTGCCTGCAGCAGTGGCTCGACCGGGGGACCCCGGGGCTGCACCACCCCCTGCTCCAGCCCCGCTGCGGAGCACCCAGCGGCCCGAGCCGCGTGGGTCTGGCCTGGCCCCTGGCGGGGGAGCCCGACCTGCGCGGCTGGCTGCAGGCCACCGGCCTGCCCCTGGCCCTGCCCGCGGTGGCGGACGGGCAGCTGCACTACCGCCCCTGGAGGCCGGGCCAGCCCCTGGAGACCGATGCCTGCGGGATTCCGGCTCCGCCGGCCAGCGCCGGCGACCTGGTGCCGGCCGACCTGGCCCTGCTGCTGATCCCCGCCCTGGCCATCGACGCTCAGGGGGTGCGACTGGGCTACGGCGGCGGCTGGTACGACCGGCTGCGCAGCGATCCAGCCTGGCGGCGGCGGCCCGCCCTGGCGGTGCTGCCCCGGGCCTGCGTGGTGGCCGAACTGCCCAGCGACCCCTGGGATGTCCCCCTGGACGGCTGGATCAGCGAGCAGGGCTGGCGGCAGCTGGCGCCCATCCCCTGAACCGGCCCAGGCCCGTCAACAACCATTGCGGCGATCCCGCGTGCAGGCGGGATTTGCGAAGATCCCTGCAACACGCCCTGCACCAGCCTTGAACCTGCCCGCCCCCGAGCAAGCCCAGGCCCCGACAGCTGCGGAGCGGGTGCTGGCCGCGGAACTGCAGGCCCGCGGCGAGGCCCACGATGCCCTCTCCCTGATGGTGAGCAGCGTGGTGCACATGGTTCAGGCCGGCAAATCCCGCGAAAGCCGCTGGCAGGATCGCTAAGGTCCTGCCACAGCGTTCTGATCGCCCGCCATGCGCCTGCTTCGCCTGCCGGTTGCACCCGGCGTTGTCCCGCTCCTGGCTGGAACTGCCCTACTGGCCCTGGCCTCCCCAGGCCCACTCCAGGCCCACGGCATTGAGAGCAGCCTCGAGCGCGTGTCGCTGCTGGCCAACCCAGCGAGGGCCACTGGCTCCAAACCGGATCGCGCGCAGGCCGGCACCTTGCAGCTGGAAAGCCGCTTCAGCACCGGCGAACCGGCCCGGAGCGCCACGGTGCGCCTGGTCCCCCCCCAGGGTGACGCGATCGAACTGGGCCAGACCGATGCCCAGGGGCAACTTCAGTTCCAGGTGCCGCGCCAGGCCGAATCCGACTGGGAAGTGCAGGTGGACGCCGGCCCTGGACACCGCGACTATCTCGAACTGCAGGAGAGCCACGGAGGGGTCACTGCTGCCCTGACCAAACCCGACGCCAGACGGCTGACCTGGCTGCAGCGCTGGCCAGGGCAACCCAGCCAGCTGCTGGTGGGCCTCACTGGAGTCGGCCTGGGCGCCGTGGGGTTGCTGGGCCTGAGCCGCCGGCGTCGCTGAATGGCCGCCCCCGCCACGGGCAGTGCCGCCCTCGATCAGATTGTGCATCGCCTGGCCGGCACCTCCGACCCCAGGCGGCGCTATGAATACGTGCTCTGGCTGGCCAAGAAGCTGGAGCCCCTGCCGGAGGAGTTCCGCAACGACGCCTTCAAGGTGAAGGGCTGCGTGTCGCAGGTGTATGTGGTGGGCCAGCTGCAGGACGGCAAGCTCCACTGGCGGGGTGACTCCGACGCCGCCATCACCAAGGGGCTGTTGGCCCTGCTGATCGAGGGCATGGAGGGGCTCAGCCCCGAGCAGGCCTGCGCCATCGATCCCGGCTTCATCGCCGCCACCGGCCTGCAGGCCAGCCTCACCCCCTCCCGGGCCAACGGCTTCCTCAACATCCTGCGGATGATGCAGAGCCAGGCGCAGGTGCTGGCGGCCTGAACAGGCAACGACCGAAACAGCCGGCAGTCCGATTTCTAGGATCGCCGTTCACCGGATTCCCCAGCGCATGACCATCGGCATCGGCTTGCTCGGCCTCGGCACGGTGGGCGCGGGCGTGGCCGAGATCCTGGCCACCCCCCAGGGGCGCCATCCGCTGGTGGCCAGGCTGGCCCTGCGCCGGGTGGCCGTGCGCGACCTCAACCGGGCCCGCCCCGTGCAGCTCGACCCGGCGCTGCTCTGCACCGACCCCGAGGCGGTGGTCGACGACCCGGCGGTGGACATTGTGGTGGAGGTGATGGGCGGCCTGGAGCCGGCCCGCTCGTTGATCCTGCGGGCCATCGCCGCCGGCAAGCCGGTGGTCACGGCCAACAAGGCGGTGATCGCCCGCTACGGCGAGGAGATCGCCGCCGCCGCCGCGGCGCGGGGGGTGTACGTGCTGCTGGAGGCTGCCGTGGGTGGCGGCATCCCGATCATCGAGCCACTCAAGCAGTCGCTCGGGGCCAACCGCATCGAGCGGGTGAGCGGCATCATCAACGGCACCACCAACTACATCCTCAGCCGCATGGCGACCGAAGGTGCCGACTACGGCGCCGTGCTGGCCGATGCCCAGCGGCTCGGCTACGCCGAGGCCGACCCGGCCGCCGACGTGCAGGGCGGCGACGCCGCCGACAAGATCGCCATCCTCACCGGCCTGGCCTACGGCGGCTCGGTGCCCCGCGAGGCCATCCCCACCGAGGGGATCGACCAGCTCGACGCCCGCGATGTGGCCTACGCCGACAAGCTCGGCTTCGTGGTGAAGCTGCTGGCCGTGTCCCAGCGCATCGACCGGCCCGAGCCTGCTGGCGACGACAGCGCTGGCGATGACAGCCAGTGGCTGGACGTGCGCGTGCATCCCACCCTGGTGCCCCGCAGCCATCCCCTGGCCGGGGTGAACGGCGTGAACAACGCCATCCTGGTGGAGGGCGAGCCGGTGGGCCAGGTGATGTTCTTCGGGCCAGGGGCGGGCGCTGGCCCCACAGCCTCCGCCGTGGTGGCCGACATCCTCAACATCGCCGGCATCCGCGAGGCCTGCCACCAGCTGGAAGGGGCGGGCCTCGACCCCCTGCTGGCGGCGGGCAGCTGGCGCCAGTGCCGCCTGGTGGACGGGGCCGAGACCACCCACCGCAACTACGTGCGCCTGCGCACCAGCGACCAGGCCGGCGTGATCGGCCAGATCGGCTCCTGCTTCGGTGAGGCGGGGGTGTCGATCCAGTCGATCGTGCAGTTCGAGGCCGACAGCGAGGCGGCGGAGATCGTGGTGATCACCCACGAGGTGCTGGAGGCCGACTTCCGCCGCGCCCTGGCGGCGATCGAGGCCCTGCCCGCGGTGAACGGCGTGGCCGCCTGCCTGCGCACCCTCTGATGGCCGTGATCAGATGGCCGAATCACGACGGACTGGCGCCAGGGGCAGGACAGCAGGCACACTGAAACAAGTCGGAAGAAAGTCTTAAGACCCTCTCTCTCCAGCCGGGCCCTGTGGGCATCCCCGCACCCACCCACACTTCGGTATCGGCTGGAACTCTTTTCCCCGGACCCGGGCCCGCACCATTCCCCCAGTCCTCCCCATCCCCCAGCGCCTGAGCCGAATCCGTTCCCACCAACCCCCCGCATGACAGCTTTTCCCTGCACCAGCCCCAGCCAGCACCTGCCCAGCCAGGGCGAGTGCGTGCGGCTGGACGCCGCCGACGAACAGCTCTACCAGGTGATCGCCGTGGACGACCGTCACAACCGCTGCTGGGTGCGGCGCTGGCCCCTGGCCCGCCAGGGCTCGGAGGTGTTTGAAATTTCACTGCAACAGGTGCGGCCGGAGCGGCCTCACCGCCCTTGAATAGCGGCCGGATAACATCCCCAAACGCGTTTCCTTGCTCAGGTCTGTGCGGCTGATCCCCAGGCTGGCCGCGGGCCTGATCGGTCTCACCACCCTGCTGCTGCCGGCGCTGCAGGGCTGCCAGGTCCAGCGCCGCAGCGACCGCCTGGTCGTGGCCACCAGTGCCCGGGTGGGGTCGCTGGATCCCGT encodes:
- a CDS encoding SufE family protein, which translates into the protein MAAPATGSAALDQIVHRLAGTSDPRRRYEYVLWLAKKLEPLPEEFRNDAFKVKGCVSQVYVVGQLQDGKLHWRGDSDAAITKGLLALLIEGMEGLSPEQACAIDPGFIAATGLQASLTPSRANGFLNILRMMQSQAQVLAA
- a CDS encoding DUF3370 domain-containing protein → MMRIAPMLSLLLAGSALLAPTGPGQAQVKGQPRNAAPQAAPAPPVLRRQAVAPLPGSLDQVLLVNDNNPELISGPGILLSTFPAAGRGVPEAHLDVVLKGRFDLFSHHVFAGKPETLDSTLWLAVVAQPRGDQPVTLRLLGGSTALSQSLDPAMAGAPFLPLPPLLAESTTPAWAGPGSRVATELLMRRNSSEIPSSWTLPPGTPSTLLVLPLPVRGLDPLLNGRNLQLRLESDGPVSLATLAAFGGNTTPPAPESWARLLDGPLSPKEHQPTPRGASGRIIYSRVSGVQEGSVWRATITDPGQRWLSAGAAPISWPIASLERGTLGTGQVQTAELKAFYPGTAWAAHGNYGVEYDLSIPLRNTGSAPVQLELALESPIKGDQAQGGLRFNVTPSRAVMFRGPVEVSGLDGPGGRPSARRRFHVVQRAGDRSPALGTISLAPGAMRNVRVRLIYPADASPPQVLSLLPVAAQAPVKQSAHQPASSL
- the bchI gene encoding magnesium chelatase ATPase subunit I, whose protein sequence is MMPARQRRVYPFTAIVGQEEMKLALLLNVIDPRIGGVMIMGDRGTGKSTTIRALADLLPEIDVVAGDPYNSSPSDPDLQSAEVRQRAEQGEQLPVEPRQVPMVDLPLGATEDRLCGTIDIEKALSEGVRAFEPGLLAKANRGLLYVDEVNLLDDHLVDVLLDSAASGWNTVEREGVSVRHPARFVLIGSGNPEEGELRPQLLDRFGMSVEVRTVRDPELRVQVVDQRTAFDNDPDSFNTAVQPSQDALQDRVIAAQTLLPQVQIDDDLRIRISAICGELDVDGLRGDIVTNRAARALAAFEGRTEVTEDDVARVAACCLRHRLRKDPLEQIDSGDRVVKVFCKVFERGEPADRSAFELALAA
- the ruvC gene encoding crossover junction endodeoxyribonuclease RuvC; protein product: MRILGIDPGLARVGYGVIEIEPASRAQRLLDCGIIRTDPGRSEGERMVEIARDLRVLVRTWQPQLAVVEKFFFYRSSTTIAVVQARGVLLMTLARFGVEIAEYPPMQIKQALTGNGHADKDDVLAAVMRELDLEQPPRPDDAADALAAALTGWYQR
- a CDS encoding 5-formyltetrahydrofolate cyclo-ligase, whose amino-acid sequence is MTNSPNKAELRRHFRQLRRQHVPCLQQWLDRGTPGLHHPLLQPRCGAPSGPSRVGLAWPLAGEPDLRGWLQATGLPLALPAVADGQLHYRPWRPGQPLETDACGIPAPPASAGDLVPADLALLLIPALAIDAQGVRLGYGGGWYDRLRSDPAWRRRPALAVLPRACVVAELPSDPWDVPLDGWISEQGWRQLAPIP
- a CDS encoding homoserine dehydrogenase, which encodes MTIGIGLLGLGTVGAGVAEILATPQGRHPLVARLALRRVAVRDLNRARPVQLDPALLCTDPEAVVDDPAVDIVVEVMGGLEPARSLILRAIAAGKPVVTANKAVIARYGEEIAAAAAARGVYVLLEAAVGGGIPIIEPLKQSLGANRIERVSGIINGTTNYILSRMATEGADYGAVLADAQRLGYAEADPAADVQGGDAADKIAILTGLAYGGSVPREAIPTEGIDQLDARDVAYADKLGFVVKLLAVSQRIDRPEPAGDDSAGDDSQWLDVRVHPTLVPRSHPLAGVNGVNNAILVEGEPVGQVMFFGPGAGAGPTASAVVADILNIAGIREACHQLEGAGLDPLLAAGSWRQCRLVDGAETTHRNYVRLRTSDQAGVIGQIGSCFGEAGVSIQSIVQFEADSEAAEIVVITHEVLEADFRRALAAIEALPAVNGVAACLRTL